In one window of Desulfurispora thermophila DSM 16022 DNA:
- a CDS encoding AbrB/MazE/SpoVT family DNA-binding domain-containing protein yields the protein MKSTGIVRKVDELGRVVIPIELRRTLGIDEKDALEIYVDNEKIILKKYEPACVFCGNASDVIHYRGKLVCRECALAMFQNSQAI from the coding sequence ATGAAATCGACCGGTATTGTGCGGAAGGTGGACGAGCTGGGCCGGGTGGTTATCCCCATTGAGCTGCGGCGCACTCTGGGCATCGACGAAAAGGACGCGCTGGAAATCTATGTGGATAACGAAAAAATCATTTTGAAGAAATATGAACCCGCCTGCGTGTTCTGCGGCAACGCTTCGGATGTGATCCATTACCGGGGCAAACTGGTCTGCCGGGAATGCGCCCTGGCCATGTTCCAGAACAGCCAGGCTATTTAA
- the metG gene encoding methionine--tRNA ligase — protein MALAKNKFYITTPIYYPSDRLHIGHAYSTVAADSLARFYRLKGYDVWFLTGSDEHGQKIERTARANEKTPLEYVDAIVATFQQLWEKLDISYNDFIRTTQERHKQVVQRIFQRLYDNGDIYKASYQGWYCTPCETFWTESRLVDGKCPDCGRPVELLQEESYFFRMSKYADRLLQYIEEHPDFIQPVSRRNEMTSFIKSGLEDLCVSRTTFNWGIPVPFDEKHVIYVWVDALTNYVSALGYGSADDSLYQKFWPADVHLVGKDIVRFHAVIWPIILMAAGLPLPRQIVGHGWVLLDSGKMSKSKGNVVDPLQLVEKYGSDAIRYYLLREIPFGADGLYSEEALVSRINQDLANDLGNLISRTMGMLDKYFAGEVLAPGALEGPDEELIALAKDTPLQVDALMERRELTAAVSALWKLVSRANKYVDETAPWALAKDPARRERLGTVLYNLAETLRFITILCGPFMPGLPAKVWDLLGIADRPDLHTWPSLTWGLLPSGIRVKRGPAIFPRIDATAALGVENR, from the coding sequence ATGGCATTGGCAAAAAACAAATTTTACATCACCACGCCCATTTACTATCCCAGCGACCGGCTGCACATCGGGCATGCCTATTCTACCGTGGCCGCTGACAGCCTGGCCCGTTTTTACCGCCTTAAAGGGTACGATGTGTGGTTTTTGACCGGCTCGGACGAGCACGGGCAGAAGATTGAACGTACCGCCCGGGCCAATGAAAAGACACCGCTGGAATATGTGGACGCCATTGTGGCCACCTTCCAGCAGCTGTGGGAAAAGCTGGACATCAGCTACAATGACTTTATCCGCACCACCCAGGAGCGGCACAAGCAGGTGGTGCAGCGCATTTTTCAGCGCCTTTACGACAACGGGGACATCTACAAGGCCAGCTACCAGGGCTGGTACTGCACGCCCTGCGAGACCTTCTGGACCGAAAGCCGCCTTGTGGACGGCAAGTGCCCGGACTGCGGCCGGCCGGTGGAGCTCCTGCAGGAGGAGAGCTACTTCTTCCGCATGTCCAAGTATGCCGACCGCCTGCTGCAGTACATCGAGGAACACCCCGATTTCATCCAGCCCGTTTCCCGGCGCAATGAGATGACCAGCTTTATCAAGAGCGGGCTGGAGGATCTGTGCGTTTCCCGCACCACTTTTAACTGGGGCATTCCGGTGCCCTTTGATGAAAAACACGTCATCTACGTCTGGGTGGATGCGCTGACCAACTATGTGTCGGCCCTGGGATACGGAAGTGCGGACGACAGCCTGTACCAGAAGTTCTGGCCGGCCGACGTGCACCTGGTGGGCAAGGACATTGTCCGCTTCCACGCCGTGATCTGGCCCATCATTCTTATGGCCGCCGGTCTGCCCCTGCCCCGCCAGATTGTGGGGCACGGCTGGGTGCTGCTGGACAGCGGCAAGATGAGCAAGTCCAAGGGCAATGTGGTGGATCCGCTGCAGCTGGTGGAAAAATACGGCAGCGACGCCATCCGCTACTACCTGCTGCGTGAGATTCCCTTCGGCGCCGACGGCCTGTACTCCGAAGAAGCCCTGGTAAGCCGCATCAACCAGGATCTGGCCAACGACCTGGGCAACCTGATCAGCCGTACCATGGGCATGCTGGACAAGTACTTCGCCGGCGAGGTGCTGGCCCCGGGGGCCCTGGAAGGGCCGGATGAAGAGCTGATCGCCCTGGCCAAGGACACCCCCCTGCAGGTGGATGCGCTGATGGAGCGGCGGGAACTGACCGCGGCGGTGAGCGCCTTATGGAAACTGGTCTCCCGGGCCAACAAGTACGTGGATGAAACCGCCCCCTGGGCCCTGGCCAAAGATCCGGCCCGCCGGGAGCGGCTGGGCACCGTGCTGTACAACCTGGCCGAGACCCTGCGCTTTATCACCATCCTGTGCGGGCCGTTCATGCCCGGCCTGCCGGCCAAAGTGTGGGACCTTTTAGGCATAGCCGACCGGCCCGACCTGCACACCTGGCCGTCGCTCACCTGGGGCCTGCTGCCCTCCGGCATCCGGGTCAAACGCGGCCCGGCCATCTTCCCGCGCATAGACGCCACAGCCGCACTGGGTGTAGAAAACAGGTAA
- a CDS encoding TatD family hydrolase, whose protein sequence is MLIDTHAHLDDRKFAADLPAVLERARQAGVVKIINAAYDLPSCRRAIALAEEHAFIYALVGIHPHDAGRLPADYLEQLAGMAGHKKVLAIGEIGLDYYRDLSPRSVQQQVFRQQLDLARRLDLPVVIHDRDAHGDILSILKSDGVPRRGGIMHCFSGSLEMAQECMKLGFYISLAGPVTYPNARRLQEIAARLPLERLLIETDCPYLAPQEHRGQRNEPAYVALVAQEIARLRGMEVDALGRAVVANATALFGEM, encoded by the coding sequence ATGCTTATAGACACCCACGCCCACCTGGACGACCGCAAATTCGCCGCCGACCTGCCCGCTGTGCTGGAACGGGCCCGCCAGGCCGGTGTGGTGAAGATCATCAACGCCGCCTACGACCTGCCTTCCTGCCGGCGGGCAATCGCCCTGGCCGAGGAGCACGCCTTTATCTACGCCCTGGTGGGCATCCACCCCCACGATGCCGGGCGCCTGCCCGCCGACTACCTGGAGCAGCTGGCCGGTATGGCCGGGCACAAAAAGGTGCTGGCCATTGGCGAGATCGGCCTGGACTACTACCGCGATCTGTCGCCCCGGTCCGTGCAGCAGCAGGTCTTCCGCCAGCAGCTGGACCTGGCCCGCCGGCTGGACCTGCCCGTGGTCATTCACGACCGGGACGCCCACGGGGATATTTTGAGCATTTTGAAAAGCGACGGGGTGCCCCGGCGGGGTGGCATCATGCACTGTTTCAGCGGCAGTCTGGAAATGGCGCAGGAGTGCATGAAACTGGGCTTTTACATTTCCCTGGCCGGGCCGGTGACCTATCCCAACGCCCGGCGCCTGCAGGAGATTGCCGCCCGCCTGCCTTTAGAGCGCCTGTTAATTGAGACCGACTGCCCCTACCTGGCCCCCCAGGAGCACCGCGGCCAGCGCAACGAGCCGGCCTATGTGGCCCTGGTGGCGCAGGAAATCGCCCGCCTGCGGGGCATGGAGGTGGATGCCCTGGGCCGGGCGGTGGTGGCCAACGCGACGGCTTTGTTCGGGGAAATGTGA
- a CDS encoding Uma2 family endonuclease: MPAVSPSKDGRYTYGDYLGWQDEKRWELIDGVPYLMTPSPGRRHQEVLFKLGMVIAGYLKGKPCQLYMAPLDVRLPEPGQSDREAVNVVQPDLLVVCDPGKLDERGCLGAPDLVVEIVSPSSARRDLGLKFDLYERYGVVEYWIVFPLDRTVHVYRRDEQDRYALSGEYTPPDVLTTPLLSGLEINLAEVFA, encoded by the coding sequence ATGCCGGCAGTTTCACCCTCCAAAGACGGGCGTTACACCTATGGCGACTACCTGGGCTGGCAGGATGAAAAGCGCTGGGAGCTGATTGATGGGGTACCTTACCTGATGACTCCCTCTCCCGGTCGCCGGCACCAGGAAGTGTTATTCAAGCTGGGTATGGTGATAGCTGGTTACTTAAAAGGTAAACCCTGTCAGTTGTATATGGCCCCCCTGGATGTGCGCCTGCCCGAGCCCGGCCAGAGCGACCGGGAGGCGGTCAATGTGGTGCAGCCCGACCTTTTGGTGGTGTGCGACCCGGGCAAGCTGGACGAGCGGGGCTGTCTGGGCGCTCCCGACCTGGTGGTGGAAATTGTCTCCCCTTCCTCCGCCCGCCGCGACCTGGGACTGAAGTTCGACCTGTACGAGCGGTACGGCGTGGTGGAATACTGGATCGTATTCCCCCTGGATCGCACAGTGCATGTCTACCGCCGGGATGAGCAGGACCGCTACGCTCTGAGCGGCGAGTATACTCCTCCCGATGTGCTGACCACTCCCCTGCTGTCCGGCCTGGAAATTAATCTGGCGGAGGTTTTTGCTTGA
- a CDS encoding alanine/glycine:cation symporter family protein: METIMAFLDKAGSIVWGPPMLVLLVGTGLFLTLRLGFYSFTALPYALKLAFSRHQDQKSQGDVSHFQALMTALAATIGTGNIAGVATAVALGGPGAVFWMWVTALVGLATKYSEAILAVKYRVVDENGEMAGGPMYFIARGMGLKWLGALFALFGALAGFGIGNMVQSNSVAEAMHGTFGVPMWITGLVLAVFTALVIIGGIKSIGRVTGFLVPIMAVFYIAGGLIIIIMKINLLPAAIALILKSAFTGHAATGGFAGATVMMALRYGVARGVFSNEAGLGSAPIAAAAAKTDHPGRQALVSMTGTFLDTIVVCSITGLVLAITNVWTSGETGAKLSTLAFETGLPGVGKYIVAIGIILFAYSTVLGWAYYGEKCAQYLLGSRVLLPYRWLWVIAVFVGTTVKLPLVWNLADVLNGLMAVPNLIGLLALSGVVVKETRDFIALRQREQGTGLPM; this comes from the coding sequence ATGGAAACCATTATGGCTTTTTTGGACAAGGCCGGCAGCATTGTCTGGGGACCGCCCATGCTGGTGCTGCTGGTGGGGACAGGCCTCTTCCTCACCCTGCGCCTGGGCTTTTACAGCTTCACCGCCCTGCCCTACGCGCTGAAACTGGCCTTTTCCCGCCACCAGGACCAGAAGTCCCAGGGTGATGTCAGCCACTTCCAGGCGCTGATGACCGCCCTGGCCGCCACCATCGGCACGGGTAACATCGCCGGCGTGGCCACCGCCGTAGCCCTGGGCGGACCGGGCGCGGTTTTCTGGATGTGGGTCACCGCCCTGGTGGGGCTGGCCACCAAGTATTCCGAGGCCATCTTAGCCGTCAAATACCGCGTGGTGGACGAAAACGGCGAAATGGCCGGCGGCCCCATGTACTTCATCGCCCGGGGCATGGGTTTAAAATGGCTGGGCGCTCTGTTCGCCCTGTTTGGCGCTCTGGCCGGCTTTGGCATTGGCAACATGGTACAGTCCAACTCGGTGGCCGAAGCCATGCACGGCACCTTTGGCGTGCCCATGTGGATCACCGGCCTGGTGCTGGCCGTCTTCACCGCCCTGGTGATCATCGGCGGGATCAAGAGCATCGGCCGGGTAACCGGTTTTCTGGTTCCCATTATGGCGGTTTTCTACATTGCGGGTGGACTTATTATTATCATTATGAAAATTAACCTGCTGCCCGCCGCCATCGCTCTGATTCTGAAATCGGCCTTCACCGGCCACGCTGCGACCGGCGGTTTTGCCGGCGCCACAGTGATGATGGCGCTGCGCTACGGAGTGGCCCGGGGCGTCTTCTCCAACGAGGCCGGTCTGGGCAGCGCGCCCATTGCCGCCGCTGCGGCCAAGACCGACCACCCCGGCCGGCAGGCCCTGGTCTCCATGACCGGCACCTTCCTGGACACCATTGTGGTTTGCTCCATCACCGGCCTGGTGCTGGCCATCACCAATGTCTGGACCTCGGGCGAAACCGGCGCCAAGCTCTCCACCCTGGCTTTTGAAACCGGCCTGCCCGGTGTGGGCAAATATATTGTGGCCATTGGCATCATCCTGTTCGCCTACTCCACTGTGCTGGGCTGGGCCTACTACGGCGAGAAGTGCGCCCAGTACCTGCTGGGCAGCCGGGTGCTCCTGCCCTACCGCTGGCTGTGGGTGATTGCGGTCTTTGTGGGCACCACGGTCAAGCTGCCCCTGGTGTGGAACCTGGCCGACGTGTTAAACGGCCTGATGGCGGTGCCCAACCTGATCGGCCTTTTGGCCTTAAGCGGCGTGGTGGTCAAGGAAACCAGAGATTTTATCGCCCTGCGCCAGCGGGAACAGGGGACCGGACTGCCCATGTAG
- the cobO gene encoding cob(I)yrinic acid a,c-diamide adenosyltransferase, producing MQQAQGLIMVFTGNGKGKTTAALGMAVRARGQGLRVLVLQFIKGGQSYGELEALGALGIEIRPLGLGFVRNATPEQMEEHRAAARAALDEVRREMLSGRWDMLVLDEINYAVHFGLLEEQDVLALLAAKPPALHLVLTGRYARPAVVERADLVSEIHEVKHPFARGVPAQKGVEF from the coding sequence TTGCAGCAAGCACAGGGTTTGATCATGGTTTTCACGGGCAACGGCAAGGGCAAGACCACGGCCGCGCTGGGTATGGCCGTGCGGGCCCGCGGGCAGGGCCTGCGCGTGCTGGTGCTGCAGTTCATCAAGGGCGGGCAGAGTTATGGTGAGCTGGAGGCGCTGGGGGCGCTGGGGATAGAGATCCGCCCGCTGGGCCTGGGGTTTGTGCGTAACGCTACGCCCGAGCAAATGGAGGAGCACCGGGCGGCGGCCCGGGCGGCGCTGGATGAGGTGCGGCGGGAGATGCTCTCCGGGCGGTGGGACATGCTGGTGCTGGACGAGATCAATTACGCGGTGCATTTCGGCCTGCTGGAGGAGCAGGATGTGCTGGCGCTTTTGGCTGCCAAACCGCCCGCCCTGCACCTGGTGCTCACGGGGCGCTACGCCCGCCCGGCGGTGGTGGAAAGGGCGGATCTGGTCAGCGAGATCCACGAGGTCAAGCATCCTTTCGCACGGGGCGTGCCGGCCCAAAAGGGTGTGGAGTTTTAG
- a CDS encoding ribonuclease H-like YkuK family protein — MYFTSPSRGRLTFEEMMQDITSFIQGVPSSSYRLIIGSDSQVKQDTCFITAVVIHRTGKGARYFYRKKYQRKIKSLRQKIFYETALSLEVGNMITQYLSQMGLDDLPVEIHIDVGKHGETRDLIKEVVGMVTGSGFRARIKPDAYAASSVADKHTK, encoded by the coding sequence GTGTATTTCACCAGTCCCAGCCGGGGACGGCTGACCTTCGAGGAAATGATGCAGGACATCACCAGCTTCATCCAGGGGGTACCCTCGTCTTCCTACCGGCTGATCATCGGCTCGGACTCCCAGGTCAAACAGGATACCTGCTTCATCACGGCCGTGGTCATCCACCGCACCGGCAAGGGCGCCCGCTATTTTTACCGCAAGAAATACCAGCGCAAAATCAAAAGCCTGCGCCAGAAAATTTTCTACGAAACCGCCCTCAGCCTGGAAGTGGGCAATATGATCACCCAGTACTTAAGCCAGATGGGTTTGGATGACCTGCCGGTGGAAATCCACATCGACGTGGGCAAACACGGTGAAACCCGCGACCTGATCAAAGAAGTGGTGGGCATGGTCACGGGCAGCGGCTTTAGGGCCCGCATCAAGCCCGACGCCTACGCCGCCTCCAGTGTGGCCGATAAGCACACCAAGTAG
- the rsmA gene encoding 16S rRNA (adenine(1518)-N(6)/adenine(1519)-N(6))-dimethyltransferase RsmA has product MRDLTAPSRVQALMQKYGLKARKSLGQNFLVDQNIVQKIVDAAGLTPSDTVVEIGPGLGVLTARLAQKAGRVIAVEIDQHLIPVLQENLAAAGNVQLVHGDALHTDFAALTGGVPFTVVANLPYYITTPLLFHLLESGYPIRRLVLMVQDEVADRLAAPPGNKQYGALSVMVQYYTRVEYMFKVPRTVFIPRPGVDSAVVRLEKRETPAVPVPDEALFQRLVRGAFAQRRKTLANALAAALPFLSREQWQQELRALGLPDNVRGEMLSMEQFAALTAAVAGKQ; this is encoded by the coding sequence GTGCGAGATCTGACCGCCCCGTCGCGCGTGCAGGCGCTGATGCAGAAATATGGCCTTAAAGCGCGCAAAAGCCTGGGGCAAAACTTCCTGGTCGACCAGAATATTGTGCAAAAAATAGTAGACGCGGCCGGGCTCACGCCTTCCGACACCGTGGTTGAAATCGGCCCCGGCCTGGGAGTTTTGACCGCCCGGCTGGCGCAAAAAGCCGGCCGGGTTATCGCCGTGGAGATAGACCAGCACCTCATACCCGTGCTGCAGGAAAACCTGGCCGCCGCCGGCAATGTGCAGCTGGTGCACGGCGACGCCCTGCACACCGACTTTGCCGCTTTAACCGGCGGCGTACCCTTTACCGTAGTGGCCAACCTGCCCTATTACATCACCACGCCGCTTTTGTTCCACCTGCTGGAAAGCGGCTACCCCATCCGCCGCCTGGTGCTCATGGTGCAGGACGAAGTGGCCGACCGCCTGGCCGCCCCGCCGGGCAACAAACAGTACGGCGCGCTCTCGGTGATGGTGCAGTATTACACCCGGGTGGAATACATGTTCAAAGTGCCCCGCACGGTGTTCATCCCCCGCCCCGGCGTGGACTCGGCCGTAGTGCGGCTGGAAAAAAGAGAAACACCCGCCGTGCCGGTGCCCGACGAGGCACTTTTCCAGCGCCTGGTACGGGGTGCCTTCGCCCAGCGGCGCAAAACCCTGGCCAACGCCCTGGCTGCCGCATTACCCTTTTTGAGCCGTGAGCAATGGCAACAGGAGCTGCGCGCCCTGGGCCTGCCGGATAATGTGCGGGGGGAAATGCTGAGCATGGAGCAGTTTGCCGCTTTAACCGCAGCGGTGGCCGGTAAACAGTAG